A genome region from Cutaneotrichosporon cavernicola HIS019 DNA, chromosome: 5 includes the following:
- a CDS encoding uncharacterized protein (Major Facilitator Superfamily), translated as MTSPLPTSPRASTSTSTSPSLAPRDHAEPPSHHLSPPLRATTPVRRPSLNRAFSILSNQSRAGSPPPPHSPSFAPVRFPETGVELDAEIELERTLSRTTSLNSHDGRPPSRARSPTIAEEDEPSDGTTTTTTTTDEKDVGAVEAQREPDIYDRFSPHRKHIMIAIVSFSGFLGPVASSAFLPSINVMADELNTTPEIINYTVAIFIITIGIAPLFWSPLAGFYGRRPVYLLSMPIMTVASIGVANSHTIGQIIGTRILQGIGSSSVLAVGAGTVGDLYRPTERANAMSWFYSGIVMGPALSPVLAGIFTQYTPITWRATQYFLCAASALSVALTFMFLPETSHPPLPHERIKKERQVKFVPYWFNPIRSVLLMRYPNIALATFTSCLIMVELYCIMIPLSTIFKTRYNLSNVALAGCIYLAHGVGTLLGARIIGRYADSIVRKWIEKRGYRKPEDRLRAALIGTTLILPLSCFTYGWLLYFNKGGIAPPIVMLVINGVGTQMFFTPLNTYLVDAMQKRSAEAIAVNNFFRYLFAAAASAFVLPMINSIGLGWTMTIGAVCCWLGVGLILATMRWGEAWREAAAAHLNEIPVAEDGAKPIVQSEEKVGGAVDVPESSKEKNEQTTEKGASRRPSAGSDNEHHDERHEEPGVLPTAIKRNRTRGNTIGGGGLARASSRHSTKSLPTVGEVLQRTVSISGASVHG; from the exons ATGACCTCTCCCTTGCCAACGTCGCCTCGCgcgtccacctcgacatcgacatcgccgtcgctggCCCCACGCGACCATGCCGAACCACCTTCACATCATCTCTCTCCGCCATTACGGGCCACTACACCGGTCAGAAGGCCGTCGCTCAATAGGGCGTTCAGTATCCTCTCGAACCAGTCGCGTGCGGgatctcctccaccaccacatTCGCCCTCTTTTGCCCCAGTTCGGTTTCCAGAAACGGGAgttgagctcgacgccgagatcgagctcgaACGTACCCTATCCCGAACAACGTCATTGAATAGCCACGATGGGCGGCCGCCATCGCGCGCCCGCTCCCCGACGAttgcggaggaggacgagccgtCAGATGGCACGACCACTACGACAACAACCACAGATGAAAAAGATGTCGGTGCAGTcgaggcgcagcgcgaACCCGACATCTACGACCGTTTCTCGCCACATCGCAAGCATATCATGATTGCCATTGTGTCATTCTCGGGATTCCTTGGAC CGGTCGCGTCCTCAGCATTCCTGCCGTCCATCAACGTCATGGCTGACGAGTTGAATACAACACCTGAGATTATCAACTACACCGTCGCCATTTTTATTATTACGATTGGCATCGCGCCGCTCTTCTGGTCTCCCCTTGCGGGCTTCTACGGCCGTCGGCCAGTCTACCTCCTCTCCATGCCTATTATGACTGTCGCGTCAATCGGCGTTGCGAACTCGCACACAATCGGCCAAATCATCGGCACACGTATCTTGCAAGGTATCGGCTCGTCTtccgtcctcgccgtggGCGCCGGCACAGTCGGTGACCTGTACCGGCCGACGGAACGCGCCAACGCCATGTCGTGGTTCTACTCTGGCATCGTCATGGGACCCGCTCTCTCCCCAGTTCTCGCGGGTATTTTCACACAATACACTCCCATCAcctggcgcgcgacgcagTACTTCCTCTgtgcggcgtcggcgctctcCGTGGCACTCACATTCATGTTCCTGCCCGAGACGTCTCACCCGCCTCTCCCGCACGAGCGGatcaagaaggagcgccAAGTCAAGTTTGTGCCGTACTGGTTCAATCCTATCCGCTCAGTCCTGCTTATGCGGTATCCCAATATTGCCCTAGCAACATTTACGAGTTGTCTAATCATGGTCGAGCTATATTGCATCATGATCCCGCTCTCGACTATCTTCAAAACGAGATACAACCTTTCCAACGTAGCCCTCGCGGGGTGTATCTACCTCGCCCACGGAGTCGGGACGCTCCTCGGAGCCCGCATTATCGGGCGCTACGCCGACAGCATCGTGCGGAAATGGATTGAGAAACGGGGATATCGCAAACCCGAAGACCGACTCCGTGCGGCCTTAATCGGAACGACActcatcctccccctctcctgCTTTACGTATGGCTGGCTTCTGTACTTTAACAAGGGCGGTATCGCGCCCCCAATCGTCATGCTCGTCATTAATGGTGTCGGCACGCAAATGTTCTTCACCCCGCTCAACACGTATCTTGTCGACGCGATGCAGAAGCGCTCGGCAGAGGCGATTGCCGTCAACAACTTTTTCCGATACCTTTTCGCCGCGGCTGCCTCGGCGTTCGTCCTGCCCATGATCAACAGTATTGGGCTCGGGTGGACGATGACTATCGGCGCGGTCTGTTGTTGGCTCGGAGTCGGGCTTATTTTGGCTACGATGCGGTGGGGAGAGGCATggcgcgaggcggcagCTGCACACCTCAACGAGATTCCGGTCGCAGAGGACGGCGCAAAGCCCATCGTACAATccgaggagaaggtgggCGGCGCAGTGGACGTCCCGGAATCGtccaaggagaagaacgaGCAGACGACGGAGAAGGGtgcgtcgcgccgcccgtcGGCCGGCTCAGATAACGAGCACCATGACGAGAGGCACGAGGAACCCGGTGTCCTTCCGACAGCCATCAAGCGGAATCGCACGCGCGGCAACACGATCGGCGGCGGGGGACTAGCCCGCGCATCCTCGCGACACAGCACAAAATCTCTGCCCACAGTCGGCGAGGTTCTCCAGCGCACGGTTTCTATCAGTGGCGCCAGTGTGCATGGTTAG
- the MMT2 gene encoding uncharacterized protein (Dimerisation domain of Zinc Transporter), producing the protein MLLRFAANAGHTHAEGNTPSTAPGHNHSHGDGHDHAHGLFHSHDHSHSEGAAQIINAFKTGKLDRGTKITLLGLGSNVALTVVKGAAGFFMNSASLLAEAGHSLSDLLGDFVTLATWRISRKPPDDRFPWGYAKFETCGTLAVSVILVGGALGIGLHSYHLLMQVILPWLESLPPDSTFAGLQAWLPRSVPSPLLELFHAHGVGEVHDHSHGVADHGHSHGVEGGHEHALNPHAAWFALASVLVKEWLYQLTNKVAKQENSPVLRANALHHRADALTSLVALGSILGTSLGGVRWLDPLGGIAVSFFILQQGLSLSKVACMELLDVGINAKTQKSIEKVACELVDGVELLGVRKVRGVRSGGQIVLDLTIVVPSTMCVYDAHEVELRLRSHIMGARTDIREIKVHVHADIHDDGNPTPPTVNSDFTKHGCDPWEEGNDK; encoded by the exons ATGTTGCTCCGATTCGCGGC CAACGCGGGGCATACCCACGCCGAGGGGAATACGCCCTCGACCGCACCAGGCCACAACCATTCGCATGGGGATGGACATGACCACGCGCATGGTCTGTTTCACTCACACGACCACTCGCACTCggagggcgcggcgcagATCATCAACGCGTTCAAGACGGGCAAGTTGGACCGCGGGACCAAGATTACGTTGCTCG GCCTCGGATCCAACGTTGCACTCACTGTCGTAAAGGGTGCTGCGGGCTTCTTCATGaactcggcgtcgctgCTGGCGGAAGCAGGACACAGTCTGAGCGACCTGTTAGGC GACTTCGTCACTCTCGCCACCTGGAGGATATCGCGCAAGCCTCCTGATGACCGCTTCCCGTGGGGCTATGCCAAGTTCGAGACATGCGGAACCCTCGCTGTGTCCGTGATCctggtcggcggcgcgctcggcatcgGGTTGCACAGCTACCATCTGCTCATGCAGGTGATCTTGCCGTGGCTCGAATCCTTGCCGCCCGACAGCACGTTCGCAGGCCTACAGGCTTGGCTGCCGAGGAGTGTACCCTCTccgctgctcgagctgtTCCATGCGCACGGTGTGGGTGAGGTGCACGACCATTCACATGGTGTCGCGGACCATGGGCACAGccacggcgtcgagggAGGCCACGAGCATGCTCTCAACCCCCACGCAGCGTGGttcgcgctcgcgagcgTCCTCGTTAAGGAGTGGCTGTACCAGCTCACGAACAAGGTGGCAAAGCAGGAGAACTCGCCAGTGTTGCGAGCCAATGCCCTCCA ccacCGTGCTGACGCGCTCACGtccctcgtcgctctcggctCGATCCTCGGCACGTCACTCGGCGGCGTCCGGTGGCTCGACCCCCTTGGCGGCATCGCTGTGTCGTTCTTCATCCTGCAACAGGGATTGTCGCTTTCCAAGGTAGCGTGCATggagctccttgacgtcggCATCAATGCCAAGACACAGAAGAGCATCGAGAAGGTTGCttgcgagctcgtcgacggtgttgagctccttggcgtccGCAAGGTCCGCGGCGTGCGCTCAGGAG GTCAGATCGTTCTGGACCTCACCATCGTCGTGCCTTCCACAATGTGTGTGTACGACGCACACGAGGTCGAACTTCGCTTGCGCAGCCACATCATGGGCGCGCGCACCGACATCCGCGAGATCAAGGTGCATGTACATGCAGACATtcacgacgacggcaacCCGACACCACCAACCGTTAACAGTGATTTTACCAAGCACGGGTGCGACCCGTGGGAAGAGGGAAACGACAAGTAG
- the ATS1 gene encoding uncharacterized protein (rcc1 blip-ii): protein MPTLHACGSNGGGQLGIGHVDDVATFTPCVFDPSCPPFERVVDLVSAASHALVLVSADGHNHLLGAGTNSHGQLGKVCVLTECASPATSFRPLSIAVDAGFDGWEPVKLAATWTTSFVALQSPDGSSVRTQVIVAAGSDDFGELGGGIIRLKEGERVEHLGGGQRHVLAVLVSGSGDGRKQRVIGWGSARRGELDPSPQPDKGKSKARMRFLAPTELTLDLPAPIIDISLGASHTLLLLADGRVLAWGNNMKGQITDLGDMTGVRAIGATWNGSYILDDQFWSQGSNTHGQLLRSDSGKTRAPRATVTAGGEGIEAFAAGSEHILALVRAGPRTDLWAGGWNEHGNLGLGNKTDSAQLVNTSIHASRVWAGCAASWALVE, encoded by the coding sequence ATGCCCACTCTCCACGCATGCGGCTccaacggcggcggccagcTCGGAATCGGCCATGTCGACGATGTTGCGACATTTACGCCCTGCGTCTTCGACCCCTCATGTCCACCATTTGAGCGGGTGGTGGACCTCGTGTCCGCCGCATCGCACGCTCTTGTCCTCGTGTCCGCCGACGGTCACAATCACCTCCTTGGCGCAGGCACAAACTCGCACGGGCAGCTGGGTAAAGTCTGCGTGCTGACTGAGTGCGCGAGCCCTGCCACAAGTTTTCGCCCTCTCTCCATTGCGGTCGATGCTGGTTTCGACGGCTGGGAGCCAGTGAAGCTCGCCGCAActtggacgacgagcttcGTTGCCTTACAGTCTCCAGACGGCAGCTCTGTTCGGACACAAGTGATCGTCGCTGCAGGTTCCGACGActttggcgagctcggcggcggcatcATTCGTCtcaaggaaggtgagcgcgtcgagcacctcggcggcggacaGCGGCACGTACTGGCCGTTCTCGTCTCTGGGAGTGGGGACGGACGCAAGCAGCGTGTCATCGGCTGGGGTTCTGCACGGCGCGGTGAGCTCGACCCCAGCCCGCAACCtgacaagggcaagagcAAGGCCCGAATGCGTTTCCTGGCCCCAACGGAGCTTACACTCGACCTTCCCGCTCCCATCATTGACATCTCCCTCGGCGCTTCACACACTCTTCTCCTACTTGCAGATGGCCGTGTGCTCGCGTGGGGCAACAATATGAAGGGCCAGATTACGGACCTTGGCGACATGAccggcgtgcgcgccatcGGAGCGACATGGAACGGGAGCTACATCTTAGACGACCAGTTCTGGTCGCAAGGATCGAACACCCATGGGCAGCTGCTGCGTTCCGACTCTGGCAAAACACGTGCGCCACGCGCGACAGTTACTGcagggggggaggggatcGAGGCCTTTGCCGCCGGGAGCGAGCACATTCTCGCCCTGGTGCGGGCCGGTCCACGCACGGACCTCTGGGCCGGCGGGTGGAATGAACACGGAaaccttggcctcgggAACAAGACTGACAGCGCCCAGCTCGTTAACACCAGTATTCACGCGTCACGCGTATGGGCGGGGTGCGCTGCCAGCTGGGCGCTGGTTGAGTAG
- a CDS encoding uncharacterized protein (Multidrug resistance protein 1), whose protein sequence is MSGHDPDHTPQPITTAAVTALPDHAAVPLAQAVMIPQQLAPPSETQPSPDSTLAQPTTSRPSTPSGRTMNEKEQLGTPNGQHGASKRSLVEDPADHLVPTALRRTSSSSSSDEDEKAQAKKKLGLFKKKDKTDKDTKKKDDKDDDHKPVSIPQLFRFATPLELTLNFIGLFLACTAGATQPLMTLIFGQLTSAFNDFGRIARQIQTQGLTPENAAALARAKVTLKKQAGNNALYLMAIGLGLFLCTYVYMLIFNWTCERQNKRIREKYLHAVLRQEIAYFDELGAGEVATRIMSDCNLVQTGIGEKIPIASSFIATFITGFALAYARQAKLAGAMTSILPVIMITGAIMGIGTTKYTTGSLKWVSKGGTLAEEIISSIRTVQAFGTMSVLGDKFNGFIAKSRAMGIKGSLIEGTGLCIMFFAIYASYALAFFYGGILIAKGEADGGLVINVFMSILIGSFSLAMLAPEMQAVGKAQSAAAKIWATIDRVPTIEPDDPNGLKPDNVIGEIAFEQVQFHYPSRPNVPILKGLSTTFEAGKTSALVGASGSGKSTVIQLIERFYDPISGRVTLDGVDIRKLNLKWFRQQIGFVQQEPVLFATTVRGNVEHGLIGSKWENAPDDVRYELVKNACINANADSFISKLPDGYDTIVGERGMLLSGGQKQRVAIARAIVSDPRILLLDEATSALDGLSERVVQDALDKASVGRTTIVIAHRLATIKDADTIIVMGGGEIIEQGTHNELLDSEHGAYALLVQNQKLSQKAADDTGEDVTDTEDEDVDEVVVPGSPLSERAGFDPPTRKLSRQITGRSIASAALEQRRQTREDEEKASRKVPFLKLFVRLLKLNRAQWKFYLMGFIGAICSGMVYPAMGILFGLAISDFELTDTKELRSALNNRALWYFIVAILAALFIFIQIWGFSRSGWELASLLRTKLFKAVLGHDIEWFDEEENSTGGVTSNLSDQPQKVQGLMGVTLGSIIQSLATLVGGCIIGLCYGPLLALIGIACIPLVISSGYIRLRVVVLKEEKNKKWNAASAQLASEAAGAVRTVASLTREADVDRIYSEALRIPYDISNRTAIYSQLLYAASQGIAFLVIALVFYIGALWMIDGKYDTATFFTTLMATLFAAIQAGNVFMFVPDASSASSASRSVFRLLDNEANIDGTSNDGIMLDPEKVQGHLRLENIHFRYPSRPGVRVLRNLTVDIPAGKYVALVGPSGCGKSTSIQMIERFYDPQAGTVKFDGVDIKDLNVASYRSHLALVSQEPTLYAGTVRFNILLGASKPMDQVTEEEIVTACKEANIYDFIMSLPDGFETDVGGKGSQLSGGQKQRIAIARALIRNPKVLLLDEATAALDSTSERVVQQALDNASKGRSVVAIAHRLSTIQNADIIYFIDQGKEVEIGTHAQLLARKGRYYDLVMMQSLSKIE, encoded by the exons ATGTCCGGTCACGATCCTGATCACACTCCACAACCCATCACCACAGCCGCGGTTACCGCACTGCCTGACCATGCTGCGGTCCCCTTGGCACAGGCCGTCATGATTCCGCAGCAACTTGCGCCCCCTTCAGAGACCCAACCGAGCCCCGACTCAACTTTGGCGCAGCCGACTACTTCCCGTCCCTCCACACCGTCAGGAAGGACCATGAACGAGAAGGAGCAGCTGGGTACACCGAACGGGCAACATGGCGCCAGTAAGCGCTctctcgtcgaggaccccGCCGATCACCTCGTCCCGACTGCGCTCCGTCGgacatcctcgtcgtctagtagtgacgaggacgagaaagcgcaggccaagaagaagctcgGGCTGttcaagaagaaggacaagacGGACAAGGATaccaagaagaaggacgacaaggacgacgaccacaAGCCCGTCAGCATCCCACAGCTGTTCCGCTTCGCGACGCCGTTGGAGCTCACGCTCAACTTTATCGGCTTGTTCCTGGCGTGTACCGCTGGCGCCACCCAGCCTCTCATGACCCTCATCTTCGGTCAACTTACTTCCGCGTTCAACGACTTTGGTCGTATCGCCCGCCAGATTCAAACGCAGGGCTTAACACCTGAGAACGCCGCCGCATTGGCGCGAGCCAAGGTTACGCTCAAGAAGCAGGCTGGCAACAACGCCCTCTACCTCATGGCcatcggcctcggcctcttctTGTGCACGTACGTGTACATGCTCATCTTCAACTGGACGTGCGAGCGTCAGAACAAGCGTATCCGTGAGAAGTACCTCCATGCAGTGCTTCGTCAGGAG ATTGCCTACTTTGATGaactcggcgccggcgaggtGGCTACCCGAATCATGTCCGACTGCAACCTCGTGCAGACTGGTATCGGCGAGAAGATCCCGATCGCGTCATCCTTTATCGCGACCTTTATCACCGGTTTCGCACTCGCGTACGCCCGCCAGGCCAAGCTGGCTGGTGCGATGACGTCGATCCTCCCCGTCATCATGATCACGGGCGCAATCATGGGCATTGGTACGACCAAGTACACCACCGGTTCGCTCAAGTGGGTGTCCAAGGGCGGCACtcttgccgaggagatcaTCTCGTCCATCCGCACCGTGCAGGCGTTCGGCACCATgagcgtcctcggcgacaagTTCAACGGCTTCATCGCCAAGAGCCGTGCTATGGGCATCAAGGGCTCGCTCATCGAGGGTACCGGTCTTTGCATCATGTTCTTCGCCATCTACGCGTCCTACGCCCTCGCCTTCTTCTACGGTGGTATCCTGATCGCCAAAGGTGAGGCTGACGGCGGTCTCGTCATCAACGTCTTCATGTCGATTCTCATCGGTTCTTTCTCCCTTGCCATGCTCGCCCCTGAAATGCAGGCCGTCGGCAAGGCGCAGTcggcggccgccaagaTCTGGGCGACGATTGACCGTGTTCCCACTATCGAGCCGGACGACCCTAACGGCCTCAAGCCGGACAATGTCATTGGTGAAATTGCATTCGAGCAAGTCCAATTCCACTACCCTTCGCGACCCAACGTTCCCATCCTCAAGGGCCTGAGCACGACGTTTGAGGCAGGCAAGACATCGGCACTCGTCGGTGCATCGGGCTCTGGCAAGTCGACTGTCATTCAGCTCATCGAACGCTTCTACGACCCAATCAGTGGCAGAGTGACTCTGGACGGCGTGGACATTCGcaagctcaacctcaagTGGTTCCGTCAGCAGATCGGTTTCGTCCAGCAGGAGCCTGTTCTCTTCGCAACAACTGTCCGCGGCAACGTCGAGCACGGTCTCATCGGCTCCAAATGGGAGAACGCTCCGGACGACGTCCGCTACGAACTCGTCAAGAACGCTTGcatcaacgccaacgccgacaGCTTCATCTCCAAGCTCCCTGACGGCTACGACACCAtcgttggcgagcgcggtATGCTCCTCTCTGGTGGCCAGAAGCAGCGTGTCGCCATTGCCCGCGCCATCGTATCGGACCCCCGcatccttctcctcgacgaggccacCTCCGCTCTCGACGGCTTATCTGAGCGCGTGGTTCAGGACGCCCTTGACAAGGCCTCCGTTGGCCGTACCACCATCGTCATTGCCCATCGACTCGCTACCATCAAGGACGCTGATACCATCATCGTCatgggtggaggtgagaTCATCGAGCAGGGCACGCACAACGAACTGCTCGACAGCGAGCACGGCGCATACGCTCTACTTGTCCAGAACCAGAAGCTGTCTCAGAAGGCGGCTGACGATacgggcgaggacgtcacGGAcaccgaggatgaggacgtgGATGAGGTCGTAGTCCCCGGATCGCCCCTCAGCGAGAGAGCCGGCTTTGACCCTCCCACTCGCAAGTTGTCGCGCCAGATCACGGGCCGCTCCATTGCGAGCGCTGCACTTGAACAGCGCCGCCAGACacgcgaggacgaggaaaAGGCGTCCAGAAAGGTTCCATTCCTAAAGCTCTTTGTTCGTCTCCTCAAGCTTAACCGAGCCCAATGGAAGTTCTATCTCATGGGTTTCATCGGTGCCATCTGCTCCGGCATGGTCTACCCGGCCATGGGCATTCTCTTCGGCTTGGCAATTTCCGACTTTGAGCTTACAGACACCAAGGAGCTCCGGTCGGCACTTAACAACCGCGCTCTGTGGTACTtcatcgtcgccatcctcgccgccctcttcatcttcatccAGATCTGGGGCTTCTCGCGCAGTGGGTGGGAACTCGCGAGCCTGCTCCGTACCAAGCTGTTCAAGGCCGTTTTGGGCCACGACATCGAGTGgttcgacgaggaggagaactCGACTGGTGGTGTCACCTCAAACCTTTCAGACCAGCCCCAGAAAGTGCAGGGCCTGATGGGCGTCACCCTCGGCTCTATCATTCAGTCGCTCGCCACCCTTGTTGGTGGTTGCATCATCGGTCTCTGCTATGgccccctcctcgccttgATCGGTATCGCGTGTATCCCGCTCGTCATCTCCAGTGGCTACATTCGTCTGCGCGTTGTGgtcctcaaggaggagaagaacaAGAAGTGGAACGCCGCTAGTGCCCAGCTCGCCTCTGAGGCTGCCGGCGCCGTCCGAACCGTCGCGTCCCTCAcccgcgaggccgacgtcgaccgcATCTACTCCGAGGCGCTCAGGATCCCCTACGACATCTCCAACCGCACAGCCATATACTCACAGCTTCTCTACGCTGCGTCGCAGGGCATTGCGTTCCTCGTTATCGCTCTCGTATTCTACATCGGCGCTCTCTGGATGATTGACGGCAAGTATGACACGGCCACGTTCTTCACCACCCTTATGGCCACTCTCTTTGCCGCTATCCAGGCTGGTAACGTTTTCATGTTTGTCCCCGACGCCTCTTCCGCCAGCTctgcctcgcgctcggtcttccgtctcctcgacaacgaggCCAACATTGACGGGACCTCGAACGACGGTATCATGCTTGACCCCGAGAAGGTCCAGGGTCACCTCCGCCTTGAGAACATCCACTTCCGCTACCCCTCGCGCCCTGGTGTCCGTGTTTTGCGTAACCTCACCGTCGACATCCCGGCCGGCAAGTACGTTGCGTTAGTTGGTCCCTCTGGCTGCGGCAAGTCTACCTCCATCCAGATGATTGAACGGTTCTACGATCCGCAGGCGGGCACCGTCAAGTTTGACGGTGTCGACATCAAGGACCTCAACGTTGCAAGCTACCGTTCGCACCTTGCACTCGTTTCGCAGGAGCCGACCCTGTACGCCGGTACGGTCCGCTTCAATATTCTCCTTGGCGCGTCCAAGCCCATGGACCAGGTtaccgaggaggagatcgtGACGGCGTGCAAGGAGGCCAACATTTACGACTTCATCATGTCCCTTCCGGACGGCTTTGAGACCGACGTCGGTGGAAAGGGCTCGCAGCTGTCTGGTGGGCAGAAGCAGCGCATCGCGATCGCGCGTGCACTCATCCGCAACCCCAAGGtgctcctgctcgacgaggccaccgccgcgctcgactCCACAtccgagcgcgtcgtgcagcaggcgctcgacaacGCATCGAAGGGCCGctccgtcgtcgccatTGCGCACCGCCTCTCGACCATCCAGAACGCGGACATCATCTACTTCATCGACcagggcaaggaggtcgagatcGGCACCCACGCACAGCTCCTCGCACGCAAGGGCCGCTACTACGACCTCGTGATGATGCAGAGTCTCAGCAAGATCGAGTGA